In Desulfallas thermosapovorans DSM 6562, the DNA window GCGTGGCTATTTTTTGGTTTAGACCTCTATTTCCGGCGCTCATGCCGGCCAGCAGGCCCAGGTAGGTGAGCATGAAATGTCCCAGGCCCACCATCAGGGCAGTGTATAGTATGTTAAAGCCCAGCATGGATACGGCAAACCCGGCGGCGAATGCATCCATGGCCAGGGCCAGGCCCAGCAATACCGCCTCCCGGCCTGAAATTACACCGGAACGGTCCAGGTCGGCCCGGTAGGGTTCCCGCAATATTTGAATAACCAGTCCCAGCGAGCGGATATGGATCTGTATTACCGGGTCGGGTATATCAGCTTCTTTTTCCGTTTCCATTTCTGGTTTGGCCCGGGCTTTTTTACGGTTTTCCTGTAAGGATTGTATCAGCACCCATATGCCGATGGACATTAAAATAACCCCGCCCAGTCTGTGGGCAAAGGTTGCGGAGAAGTAACCGGCTACTGTATTGCCCAGCACCATAGAAACGGCGATGGCTGTCATGGACATGATACTGATAATGGCCAGCGATGTGACGGGCAGCTTTATATTGCGTACACCGTAAGCCACGCCCGCTGCAAAGGAGTCCATGTTCAGCGCCAGCGCAAACACTGCCAGAGCTAAAAGCTCCATTTGACTTTCCCCCCTTGTCGCCATAAATTTTGCTCTTCTCAATACTATGGCGGGGAAAGTCGAAGTGTGCATGAGTGCGCCGGGTGCGCGTGGACTAATGTGTGGCTATTGTTTCCGCTGGCAGGCGGGGCAGAAGTAAGAGCTGCGACCGCTTACTTTCATACGGGCAATGGTGGTGCCGCAATGGGGACAGGGGAGGCCTTCGCGGTTGTATACCCGCAGCAGTTTCTGGTAGTTACCCTTTCGCCCGTCACCGTCCACGTAGTCCCGGAAGGATGTGCCCCGGTTTTGGATCCCTTCCCGAAGCACTTCAATGATGGAGTGGTACAGGTTGGCTATCTCCCGGGGGGACAGCGAATTGGCTATGCGCATGGGATGAAGACGGGCCCGGTGCAGGGCTTCATCGGCGTATATATTGCCCAACCCGGCAATAAAGGTTTGATCCAGCAACAGCGTTTTTAGGCGAACCCGTTTGCGTTTAAGCTCCCGGCGTAATAAGTTCCTGGTGAAATCCTTCTCTAAAGGCTCTGGCCCCAGGTCCTTGAGCCCTTTCACCTGGTTTAATGCCTGCTTGGGGGCCAACTGGATACGCCCGAATTGACGCATATCCGCAAAACGCAGTTGGTTGCCGTTGCTCAGCGAAAAGATGACGTGGGTATGCCTGGGCAGCGGCTCGCCCGGTGCAGCATAGATTAGCCGGCCGGTCATGCGCAGGTGAATAATCAGTACTTTGTCGCTGCTTAAATATAGCAGCAGATACTTGCCGCGCCTTCCCAGACCGGTAATTTTGCGTCCTTTGATTTGTGCGCCAAATTCCTGGGGAGAGGGTTCCCGGATGATTTTGGGCATGGCTATATCCACACTATCAATGGTTAGCCCGGTTAATTTGAGTTCCAGGGTTCTTTTTACTGTTTCAACTTCCGGTAATTCAGGCATGTTCACGGCACCTTTCTAACGTCATACCAGTTGGGGCCCAGTTTTAGATCCACCACCAGAGGCACGTCCAGATGTAGGGCGTTCTCCATGTATTCCCTGACCAGTTTTTTAACCTCGGTAAGTTCATCCGGGGGAACGTCGAATATCAGCTCGTCGTGCACCTGTAAAATCATCTTTGTGGCCATGTGTCGTCTCTTAAGTTCACCATGTATTCTTACCATTGCCAGCTTTATTATGTCCGCGGCGCTTCCCTGGATAGGGGTATTGATGGCCGTGCGTTCGCCAAAGGCCCGGGTTACCCGGTTACGGCTTACAATATCCGGCAGGTAGCGGCGGCGGTTGAGCAGCGTAGTGGTGTATCCTTTTTCCCGGGCCTCGGATATTTTACGGTCGATAAATTCTTTGACCCCGGAGTAACGCTCAAAGTAGCTGCGGATATATTTGCCCGCCTCGGCCCGGGGTACCTTGATATCCCGGGACAGGCCATAATCGCTGATACCGTACACAATACCGAAGTTTACCGCTTTGGCCCGGCTACGCATTTCCGGTGTTACCTGTTCCATGGGTACATTAAACACCTCGGCGGCTGTGCGGGTATGGATATCCTGCCCTTTTTTAAACGCGCCGATCAGGTTGGCATCCCCGGACATGTGTGCCAGAATGCGCAGCTCAATTTGCGAGTAATCCGCAGTCAGGATCAGATTACCCGGACGGTGGGGGACAAATACCTTCCTTATCCTGCGCCCTTCTTCCAACCGGATAGGGATGTTTTGTAAATTGGGATTTGAGCTGGACAGCCTGCCGGTGGCGGTCACATCCTGGTGAAAGGTGGTGTGAATCCGGCCGCTGGTGGGGTTAATCAGGCCGAACAGCCCGTCGATATAAGTTGATTTAAGTTTGGCCAACTGGCGATAAGCCAAAATTTTATCCACGATAGCGTGGTTTGGAGCCAGTTCCTCCAGTACCGAGGCATCGGTAGAAAAACCGGTTTTGGTTTTCTTAATTACCGGCAGCCCCATTTTATTGAATAATATGTCACCCAGCTGTTTAGGTGAGTTGATATTGAATTCCTCACCGGCCAGACGGTAGATTTCCAACACCAGGCCCTCGATTTGCCGGCCGGTTTCTTCAGCCATATTGCATAATATTTGGGGGTC includes these proteins:
- the ytaF gene encoding sporulation membrane protein YtaF, with protein sequence MELLALAVFALALNMDSFAAGVAYGVRNIKLPVTSLAIISIMSMTAIAVSMVLGNTVAGYFSATFAHRLGGVILMSIGIWVLIQSLQENRKKARAKPEMETEKEADIPDPVIQIHIRSLGLVIQILREPYRADLDRSGVISGREAVLLGLALAMDAFAAGFAVSMLGFNILYTALMVGLGHFMLTYLGLLAGMSAGNRGLNQKIATLPGFILIALGLFKMH
- the mutM gene encoding DNA-formamidopyrimidine glycosylase, whose product is MPELPEVETVKRTLELKLTGLTIDSVDIAMPKIIREPSPQEFGAQIKGRKITGLGRRGKYLLLYLSSDKVLIIHLRMTGRLIYAAPGEPLPRHTHVIFSLSNGNQLRFADMRQFGRIQLAPKQALNQVKGLKDLGPEPLEKDFTRNLLRRELKRKRVRLKTLLLDQTFIAGLGNIYADEALHRARLHPMRIANSLSPREIANLYHSIIEVLREGIQNRGTSFRDYVDGDGRKGNYQKLLRVYNREGLPCPHCGTTIARMKVSGRSSYFCPACQRKQ